The genomic window CCAAAAGGGCTAAAGTTTCGAGCTTGCAAACGCACTCTTAAAAGGTCTTCACCGGAAAAACTGGTATTTAAAGCCAAACGAACGCGGCTAGTAAGAGTCAATGTATCTTCTATATTGCCATTAGAACCGGGAATGCGACTTGAAGAAACAGCCCGATTATCGCCAAATACACCATTAACAGCAAAAATAGCTTCTCCGCCTAGCTTAGTTGTAGTAGAAAATTGATTTGCTTCTAAAGTGGCGGTTTGTACTTCTAGGCTGTCTACTCTACCGCGAATAGTTGCTAATTCTGTAGCAAACTCTGTTTGGAGTTTTTGTAAAGTCGCTAAATCATTACGAGTAGCAATATCTGTTGTAGCAGTAGCAATTAATTCATTAACTCGGTCTAAACAAGCATTTAAACCCGCCGCAAATTCATAGCGAGTTAAAGCCCGATTTCCCCGAAAAGTCCCATCTGGATAACCTGCAATGCAACCATAACGTTCAACTAAAGACTGCAATGCTTGAAAAGCCCAATCGGTCGGTTGCACATCCGAAAGCTGAGAAACCGATGTAACTTGAGCCATTGGTTCTAGGTTTTGTGCTGTTGCAGTCAACGCAAAACCACTAATAGCAGAAGTTACAGCTACTATAGTTCGCAGAAAATACATCATCTCACACCTAAAAAATTATCGAGCTTTTTTACTGCGACTGACGACGGGAAAGTAATCTAATTCCTACCAGTGCTATACCAATTAAGATAAAAGAAAAGACTGTAGTTAATGTCCCCAAAGCATAAAGAGCGGGAGATGTGACATTAGTTGTCATCCCAAAAATTTCTAAGGGTAAAGTATTTGTTTCGCCAGAAATCAACGAAGTACGGGTAAATTCATCGTAGGAAAGCGTAAAGCCTAGCAAACCCACACCAATTACACTTGAAGCAATTAAGGGGAAAACAATTTGCCAAAACGTTGTCATTTCACTTGCGCCTAAATCGCGCGCAGCTTCTTCGTAAGCTGGATTAAAACGCCCAAAGATTCCCAGCATAATTAAGAAAGCAAAGGGCAAAGTCCAAGTCAAATGTCCCGCCAACGCTGACGAAAACCATTGATTGTCTAACCCAACTAAGCTAAATACAATCCCAATGCCTAGAGATACTAAAATACTCGGCACAATTAGGCTAGAAATTGTTAGGTAAAAAACGGCATTAGAACCAAAAAAGCGCCGCCGAAAAGCTAATCCCGCCATGACGCTAAAGACAACGGTAAACACTGTTACTAGCAAACCTAAGCTAAAAGAACGCCCAAACGCATCAACAAAGTTTCCTACACGCTGCACTCCAAATACGGCATTTAACCAATGGAAACTGAACCCGCGCATGGGAAAAGTTAACTGTCCTTCGGGGCCTTGAAGGGAAAGGATAAAAATAGCGAACATTGGGCCGTATAGAAATAAAACAAATAGTCCAAAAAATGCTGTCAGCAGATAACTAGAAAGAGATTTTTTTGCGCTTTGAGTCATGATTTAAAGCTCCTTACGAATATCAACGGTACGCAAAATTCCAAAGACAATTAGTAACGTAATGATGAGTAAGACTACCGCATTAGCTGCCGCTAGTGGATACTGCAAGCTATCTATTTGATTTTTGATCAGATACCCGACAGAGGAAGATTTACCACCACTCATGATCCGCATAGTGGCAAATTCGCCCATTACTAGAGTGATGATAAAAATAGAACCGATCGCAATTCCGGGCGCAGATAAAGGTAAAATTATTTGCTGTTGAATCTGTAATGGAGACGCGCCTAGGTCTTCAGCAGCAGTAATGAGCGATCGCTCGATTCGCATCATACTATTAAATATTGGCGCAACTATAAACAAAGCATACAGATGTACCATCGCTAAAATTACCGAAAAATCCGAGTAAAGCAACGCCTCGATTGGTTGGTTAATTAGCCTTAATCCCATCAAACCTTGATTAATCAATCCTTCTCGTCCCAAAAAGGGAATCCAAGAAATCATCCGAATGACGTTAGAAGTCAAAAAGGGAATGGTGCAAATTAAAAACAAAATAGTTTGCCATTGGGAACTTTTGACCTGAAAAGCTAGAAAATAAGCCACCGGATAACCAATTAACAAGCAAAGTACCCAAACGATCACGGCAAACTTGAAGGTATTGAGATAAGTTGCTAGGTAGACTTTAGATGTAAAAATCCCCAAATAGTTATTGAGGGTAAAGCCGGGAGTCATTGCAAAGCCGTTAAAGTTCCAAAAACTGACAATTGCGATCGCAATTATCGGTAAAATCAGAAATAATAAAAAAACTAGCGTCTGGGGAGCCACCAGTAAGTAAGGCTTTAAAGCATTAGAAGTTTTTAGCATTGGCTTAAAAGAGATAGGTTGGGTTAAAAATTGAAGTTTGTTCGCAGCACTCCCACATAAATTGTTTCGTTGTTGTCGTTATGGTCAGGATTGGTAATCACAATTAAACCGGGTGTAATGCCGATATTGTCGGTAATTTGATACTTATAAAACGCATCCACCATGATTGATGTATCCCGATCTTCAAAGGCTGAAACGTCGTTATTCGTAGTTTTTGAAGGCATCCCGACCACAATTCCGCCTAAATTGCCTTTTTTGCCCAAATCGGGAAAAGCTAAAGCCACAGCCCAAGATTGAATATTAGCCTCCGAACCGTCACCTGGCCCGCCTTCCGCCGCCGCATCCGCAAAATAATACCAACCACTCAAAATAAACTTAGAACTAAGCCGATACTCCGCTTCAACGCCATAGCCATTAGTAGAAGTACCATAGGGGCCAAAAGGAAAAGCAGCATTTTCGCTACCAAAAAAGCCTCCAGGGGGAGCATTTCCGCTACCGTCATCGTAGGCGCGTAGATAGGTAAGTGCGATCGCAAATTGTTTGCTAGGTCGAATTGTAATTTGTCCCAACGCCCCGTAAGCACCACCAAACAAGCCTGTATCGGGATTGTTGGCGGTGGGATCTCCGGCTAAATAACCACCCCCAATATTAATAGAGTCAGTAATGTTGTAATTAAATCCCGCACCCGTCACGCCACTAGGGAAATAAATGGGACTTCGCAAAGCAAAACCAGATAGTACCGTGTCGTAGTCGCCATCTAGGGGATGCAAGGTAGGGACAAATAAATCTAAAAATCCAAAAGCTTCTAAAAATACCGTTCCGCGATCGCCAATCGGAAAGCGATATTCTAATTGGTTAATAGAAAAGGCGTTATTGCTATCTGCGGTAAAAGCTAATCTAGACATAGCTGTTCCCGTCGCATCGCCAAGGGCGGGTGTATTACCTGCTTGCAACCGAGTAATTAAGCGATCTTTGCCTGTAAAGCTAGTATCTAAAATTAGCCGCACCCGCGCCGAAGCAAATATATTGTTGTCCAATGGTTCGCTCTGGGGCTGCGTTCCACCGCTTCTAGGCGTACCAAATTGACCGGGAGTAGGGGGGATAATTCCCGCTCCAGAAGTAACGGCTTTGTCGTCCCCAAAAGCTCCAGCAACAGCAAAAACAGCGTGACCAACTAATTTAGTTGTGGTGGAAAACTGATTTGACTCTAATTCTGCTGTTTGCACTTCTAAACTATCAACGCGCCCTCTAATTACAGCTAATTCGGTTGCAAAGTCAGCTTGGAGTTTTTGCAAAGTAGCCAAATCTGCTTTTGTAACTAGATTGGAAGTTCCACTACTAATTAATTCATTCACCCTGTCTAAACAAGCATTCATTCCCGCCGCAAATTCGTAGCGAGTCAAAGCCCGGTTTCCTCTAAAAGTGCCGTCTGGATAACCTGCAATACAGCCATAGCGCTCGACTAAAGACTGTAATGCTTGAAATGCCCAATCGGTCGGCTGAACATCCGAAAGCTGAGAAACCGAAGTTACTTGTGCTTGTAGGGTATACGGATTGTCTTGCCGTATAAGTGGAGATTCGTTTGCACTGGCAACTTGTATAAAGATTCCTAGAGAACCAAAAACAGCAAAACTTTGTCCCAGATATTGCCTGAGAAAATTTAACATTTGCTCCCTCACACCAATTAATGAAACTTTTTTAAAGACGGAGACGTAGCACCGCTACGTCTCTACGCAACGATAAATTCTGTCCACTTATAAACGAGGTAAACTTGCTGCTGCATAAAGGAATTCCAGCAAACAACGTTACCCATTCGTTCTGTAAAAGAACCACCATCACGCACAGCACCTTTAGATTCAATCTTTTTGCCAAAAGGATCGAGCATATCTATAGCTGCGGGTTTTCCTTCGTACCAAAAATCCCACTCCTCCGGTTTCATAAACTTTCGGGCATTTACTGGCGCGGCGCTGTAATAACCCTGTCTACTCAAAAACCCCCCAACCCAGCCATCTAGCATCCAGTTGAGATATTCGTAAGCTGCATCTAGTTGGATTCCTGAGAGATTTTTAGATAACCCCAAACCCCCGCCCCAACCTCGATAACCTTCTTTTAAAGGCGCATAAACACAAGGAATCCCCCGCGATTTTACGGCGGTAACTGCTGGCGACCACATTGATTGCAATACTACTTCCCCGGAGGACATCAAGTTAACGGATTCATCAAAGGTTTTCCAAAAAGCTCGAAATTGTCCCGCTTGCTTTTGCTCGATTAAAAGATCCGTTACTTTGTCGAGTTCCTCTTTAGTCATGTTGCCTTTGTCGCCGAACTGCATTAGCCCCAAAGACTCCATAATCATCGCTGCGTCCATAATCCCAATAGAAGGAATATCTAATAGAGATGTTTTACCTTTAAATTTGGGATCAAATAAATCTGCCCAAGATTCAATTTTTGTATCTACTAAATCGGGTCGATAGCCCAAGGTGTCAGCGTTGTACTGAAACGGGATCATTGTCGCCCAGTCTGTCGGACTTGTAGCAAGTTCCGTTGAATCTTTACCTTTAAGAAATACTACTTTGCGGGGTGCAGTCCCTTGAGAAGTATTTACTTTTGCACCGGGGTACAATTCGCCAGTTGTAAAAATCGGTGTTATTTTGTCAAACTCTTTAATTTTTCTGATATCAATGGCTTGCAGGTTTCCAGAGGGAACAACTAAAGGCAAGCTAAAATATTCACCATCGAAAATATCGTACTGTTTGGGCTGAGTAATCGCAATTTGAATATTTTCGGCGGTACTCAAAGCGCGCATATTAATCTTAAAACCTAAGTCTTTCTCGGCCTGAACGCGGATATCGTTAATTTGCGCCGCACCCGAACCAATCAAGCGTAAAGTTACATCCTTAATCTTGTTGGTAATTATGGTGGGCCCTCTTTGGGGTTGGCAACTAGCCGCCGCCAGCATAGTTCCCCCCGCCGCTAATCCGTAGGCGATCGCTTTACGCCGAGTAATTTTACTCATAGTTTAGTACGCTAGAAAAATACAGTTATCTTTCGACCAACTCAAAATCACTAATTGACCTTCTTGTAAGTCATTGATTCGCCAATCTTCGGTACGAACCTTGTAAAGTAATTCTTGTCCAGTGGCTTCAATCATCAGCGAAACCCGCGTTACATAACCCGTCATTTCTACCGCCGTAATCCTCGCCGATACTTCATTTGCACTTAAAGTTGACTTGGCTGGAATCCGGTTGTAAGGCGCAATAGACATCAAATCGGGTCTAATTGAACAGGCTGCTTCTGTTCCCACTGCTACCGCGTGTCCCCGGCAAAATATTGAGCCAATTCCTGCTACTTCTAGTTGAATTAAATCTAAACTGCTATCGGTAACACTGCTAGTTACTTTCCCAGTAAAAATGTTGTTGTCTCCCATAAATTTAGCGACAAACTGCGACGCGGGAGTATCAAACAATTCTTCCGGTGTTGCAACTTGATCTATGCGTCCGTGAGACATGACTACAATTTGGTCAGAAAGTGAAAAAGCTTCCTCTACATGGTGCGTTACTTGGATAAACGTCATCCCAAATTGTTTTTGAATTTTGCGTAATTCTGTACGCATCCGTACTCGCAAATTCTCATCTAAGGCGCTCAAAGGCTCGTCCAGCATCAATACTTGAGGACGGGTAACTAAAGCTCTAGCTAAAGCGATTCGTTGCTGTTGTCCGCCACTAAGCATTGTTGGTTTGCGATCGCCTACATGACTTAAACCTACAAGTTCTAACATCTCTCCTACTCTTGTTTGGCGATCGCTCTCTTTCAATTTCCGCATCTTCAACCCAAACTCTACATTTTCCCAAATGGTTTTATGGGGAAACAAAGCATAACTTTGAAACATCATCGCGGTATTACGTTTAGCGGCGGGAATCTCATTAACTCGGCGATTGCCAATTAATATATCTCCGCTCGTTGCTTCTTCGTGTCCGGCAACCATTCGTAAGGCTGTAGTTTTACCGCAACCACTTGGGCCCAAAAGACAACAATAAGTTCCGGCGGCAATATCTAAGGTAAGATTTTCTACGGCGGTAACAGCACCATATTTTTTTGTTAGCGATCGCAAGGCAACTCCGGCGGCGGCTTCTGCTAAAGCTTGTTGAATTGTAGAATTATTGAGAGATTTAGATTTAAGTTCTGTAGTCACGGCTCACGCTCCTTACAGCTTATGCTAGTAGCAATATTTTAAAATTCCGTTATATACTGTATACAATCACTATTTAAAAATAAATGTATAGACAAGTACATTTACAAAAAATGAGTAAGGAGGAAGATATTGCCCCTGTCGCCGCGAAGTCTTAAACGCAATCAATCATTGCAAGAGCAAGCTTATCAAGCTCTAAAAACAGCAATACTTTCAGGAGAACTAGCGCCAGGACAGCGATTAGTAGAAGTTCAACTAGCTAAACAGTTGCAAGTTAGTAGAACGCCAATTCGGGAAGCAATGCAATTACTTGAGCATGAAAATTTAATTGCCAACGATAACGATACTCTGCGCGTGGCGACGATTTCTGTAACTGACGCTGCACAGTTGTACGATTGTCGCATTGCTTTAGAGCAACTATCCGTAGCGGAAGCTTGTCAAAATGCCACAAAGTCGCAGCTAAAAGAACTCGAACAGATGGTGCAACAAGCCGAAAAGCTAGTAGAAAGCAAGCCTACTCAACTAACAAGTTTTCGCTTGCTTGACTTGGATTATCGCTTTCATAGATTAATAGCGAAAAGTTCGGGAAACCCTTGGCTAGTATCGCTCTTAGATCGAGTATTTGATAAAATGCAATTACTGAGGATTCAAACCACAAAAAATAATCCAGAAGTGTTAGAAATTCGTACCGAGCATCGAGAGATTTATGAACCAGTGCGCGATCGCAATGTTCAAGCCGCCGTTACAGCCGTTAGAGAACATTTAACAGCTAGTAAAGAGCGCGTAATTAAAGAAATAGAGCAATTACAGCAAGATAATCAAACCGCCCAATAAGGATTTTTACCCATGACTCAAAATTCTCTTAACTCCAAACTCGTATTTATCTGTGGTTCAGCCTTGCGAGGACAACCAGACCACAAAAACCTGCAATCTGCCAAATTTGTCAAAACTACGGCAACTCGTCCCAATTACCGCTTACACGCGGCGGGAGATGGTTGGCATCCAGCAATATACGAAGTAGATAACCAAGGAATTTCTATCCCTGGCGAAGTATACGAACTCACAACTGAGCAATACGAATATTTACTATCCACCGAACCGCCCAATATGTACCCATCAGATGTAATTTTGACCGATGGAGAAGCAATTACCGCCATGCTGTACCCACAAGAATTAGTAGAACAGTACAACTGGTTAGATATCTCCGATTACGGCGGCTGGGCAGCTTACAAGCAAGCTGCGGGTGTGGAGAGCAAAGTTTAATCAACTGTAAAAGATTGCAATATCCCTGTATAGAGCTTAGGAATTGGAAAAGCCAAAGATCCAACTTTACTTGTTTCTAGCCCTAAACTAACTAAAACTTCAACAAATTTGACCGCCGCACCCACACCGTCAATTACAGGTGCGCCAATCTCTTGACTAATCTCCTTTGCTAAGTCCGCCATCCCACTACAACCCAGTACGATCGCTTCAGTTTTGTCTTCAATCAAAGCTTGGCGGCATTCTTCGGTAATAATTTTTTTAGCGTTACCATCGGTTTCTAGCTCTAAAACCGCTAAATCCGTACTGCGGATATGGCGGCAAAATCGGCTCATCCCATAATTTTCTACTAAGTGCTGGGCAATAATTCGCGTCCGACTTAAAGTAGTCACAATTGAAAAGCTTGTAGAAATTAAACTAGCTACGTGCATAGCAGCTTCTGCAATGCCAATAACAGGACTTCGCGTCAATTCACGGGCTGCAAGTAACCCCGGATCGCCAAAGCAAGCAATAACGTAACCGTCTATACCTTCTGCTTCTCCTTTGCGAATTTCCTCTAGCAATCCCACTACGGCCAAAGCCTCATCGTAATGTCCCTCAATCGAAACTGGTCCCATTGAAGGGTTGCAAGCAATAATTTCTGTACTAGGATTAGCGACTGCTTGAGCCGCTAATCCAATTTTTACAGTCATGCTGATGCTGGTATTGGGATTGATAACTTTAATTTTCATCTTCCCATCTTGGTAAAAAATTACATTATTATCCCCCGTCGCGATCGCTATGAGGATACACAAGCAAGCATCACTTCTTAAATAGTTAGTGCAACGCTGTCTTGTTCAATAACCTGAGATCGCTTACAAAAAACCATGTTTTCAATATTCTAGAAAAATAAGTTGCCAGGAACAATAGAAATAATTACAGCTACTCCTAAATACGGTTAAACCCCACAGACAATTTTTTCACAATATCTAGTCCTCTTGATAGTCTCAGTAAATCTACTTTTTTTAAAGTGCGTTTTTTTCAAAAAATAGCAATTTATCTAGACAAGGCAATCAATTCAGCATTGTGAGTTTAATAACAATATCTTACTTAATTTACTGCGATCGCCCTCTCAATCCTCGGTCAAAAAGTACGATTTAGGGATTTTTGCCCTAACTACCAAGGTTTTTTTGTCCAAACACCGTATTTTTACTTCCAGTATATATGCGGCTATCTAGTCCCTGTTAGAGAAGGATAATTTGTGATAAATCCGTAGAATCTCGCTTTATTACTATTAGTAATTGCATTATCTTTATGAAGTAGGTTGGTTTTGTGAAGCTTTCAAAAGGCAACTACTCAGCCAATTCTACAAGTAGTAAAAGTATTAACTGCTTTCCTTAAGGAATTATTAATACTTTTATGCCAATACAGTTTATTAGATTAAATTCACATTCCGTGAACTTAATACGTAAAAAACCTCTGAAACGCTGTTAACAACTTACTTAGTCCGCAATACTAATAAAGATGTTTCCTTAATCGCTTAAGAGGCTTAAAACCAAGAATTTCAACTTTTCCTGCTGAATGCACTGGAACTGCAACCGCAGGGTAGGCTTTGTTGTTCTTATTTAGACGAATACATTTATTTTCCACATCAAGGTACAAACAAATGCAATCACAGAACAAACTAAACAAATTAGTCAAGTTAGCCCTAGTCGCAACTACGCTAACAGCTTCTAATATAGCACCAATTCTTATGGGTGCAATCCCCTCGGCTCAAGCTGTTCCCGTGACAGCAAAACGCGCTGACGATTTTATTAATAGTATTTGTGTTAACACGCATTTTGGCTATCCTGATACGCCTTACGTTAGCCAATTTAGTACCACTAAACAAAAATTAATAGATTTGGGAGTCCGCCACATTCGTGATGCTGGTGTAGGCAGCAGTTATGCAAGCAGATTGAAGGAATTGGCAGCCGTTGGCATCAAAACTAACTACGTTATGCTTCCTATCTATGGAGTTCTACCTAATTCCTCCTACTGGGGTAGAGGACAGTACGTTCAAATTAATGACTTGATTAAAAATCAAATAGGTACAGATGTCGTTGATGCGGTAGAAGTGGGCAACGAAATCGACCTTAACTACCGTAGTCATTACTGGCGTAAAGGTGATAGTGCAACATTAAGTAACGATCCAAATTCTTCTTTGTACTGGGTTTCTTATATCCGTAGTCTCACAAAAGATACATGGAATGCGATCAAAGGCGATCCAGCAACCGCACATCTTAAAGTTGTTGGCCCTTCTTTAGGTGGCAGTTATGGTTACGGCAGCAAAAAACTTTTAGGCGACTTGAGCAACGTTGTCGATTGGGGCAATGTTCATTCCTATCCTTTTGGTGGCAACCCTTTCAACAATCCTTTTTCCTACGCTACGCTTAGCAAGTATTTCTATCATGGCAACTTCCCATCAGTAAATATTGATGAAAATCCTTGGGCGCAGGATGTCTACAGCCCATCCTTTGGTTCTAAACCAATGACTGCTACCGAAACTGGCTACTATACTACTGGCAATGGCAAAGGTATTTCTGAAAAAGTCCATGGTAAATATATGCCACGTTTATTTTTAGAATACTTCCGCAAAGGTTTTGTTCGCACTTGCTCTTATGAGTTTCTCAATGAATGGAATCAGCCTACAAATTCTGAAGCGAATTTTGGTTTGTTGCGTAACGATCTAAGTGAAAAGCCTGCTTATACAGCGTTGAAAAATGTGATTACCAGAATGAAAGATCCTGGTGTCAACGCCAAAACCTTTACTCCTCAAGCTTTAGACTTTTCGCTAACTGTTACTCCACCTGCTGGATACAATCGCTCTCAATACGTACATAGCGTATTGCTACAAAAAACCAATGGCTCATTTTACTTAGCATTGTGGCATGACATTTCTAACAATGATACGACTGTCACCCCTCCTCGGAGTATCGAACACCCTGCTATGCCTACTAAAATCAATTTGAACACTCGAATTAGTCGCGCTAGCACTTTCGTTTTAGATGATGCGGGTAATAAAATAGAAGGAGATATTGCTGTCAACAACAATACTGTCAGTCTGAATGTAACGGACAAAGTCACAATCATCAAACTTACACCTTAAAAAGGCTTTACTTGGGCTTTTACCAAGTTTTGACTAAAGCTTAATTAGTAGATTTCCGTCCAACAAAATTGTTGGACGGGAATTATTTTTAAAATCGCTTAATTGTAAAAGGTTTGTTTTTTAAGCTGTTAAAACAAAAACTGGCTAAAATTGCTAGGTGTTTATTGCTCGCCCAGAAATTCTAAGTAACTGTTGCTCAGTTCTTTTACAGCTAAGTTGTAGAATTTTTTGCCCTGTTCGGGTGTAGCTAAAGCCGGATTAGATCCCATGCGTCCATCGGGGTAACGCTGCTGAAAGTCGGCGGCGCTATAGATTTTGTGTCCTTTGGCAACGTCAGGCGACAAAGGAGCATTTTTAATGACTTCTGGATAAATGTATTGAGTTACAGCAACTTCACTTGGGGTTGCATGATCGCCTTCTTGGTTACCGTATAGTTCTTTGGCTAAGTTATAAACAGAGTGGCACATAAACCAGTTGCCTACTTGACATTTAACTTGGGCATGATTGGGAATATTCAAATCGGCTAAATGGGCATAAGTTTCAGCAAAGGCGGCTTTGAGAGTAGCTATATTACCGCCATGACCGTTGATAAAGAAAAATTTGTTAAATCCTGCTCTAGCTAGACAAGTAATGTAATCTCGAATCACCAAAATCATCGTACTAGGTCGCAAACTAATTGTACCGGGGAATGCTGTATGGTGAAGTGCCATCCCCACATTAATAGTTGGGGCAACTAAAGCATGAGTGGCTTCTCCTACGCCATAAGCGATTTCTTCAGCACAAATTGCGTCTGTACCGATTAAGCCTGTTGGCCCGTGTTGTTCGGTAGAACCAATGGGTAAAATGATTCCTGGCGATCGCTCTAAATAAGTCTCAACTTCACACCAAGTCGTTAAATGTAACTGCATAATTAATTCCTTTGATAAACAAATTTATTCTCAAATCATCACGGCTTCAGGAATTGCCCCCTGCATCTTACTTAAAGAGTCAATTAAGGTATCTAGTTGCTGGTTGGGTTTGAGCAAGTTGAGACTGCGGACAATTATTTTTCCTGGAGCGTAGACATAGCGCGACTTCAAATGTTCGGGTAAATTCTCAACCATTAGTTTCCAAGCGGGTTCCGCCATTGCT from Synechocystis sp. PCC 7509 includes these protein-coding regions:
- a CDS encoding ABC transporter permease, with protein sequence MLKTSNALKPYLLVAPQTLVFLLFLILPIIAIAIVSFWNFNGFAMTPGFTLNNYLGIFTSKVYLATYLNTFKFAVIVWVLCLLIGYPVAYFLAFQVKSSQWQTILFLICTIPFLTSNVIRMISWIPFLGREGLINQGLMGLRLINQPIEALLYSDFSVILAMVHLYALFIVAPIFNSMMRIERSLITAAEDLGASPLQIQQQIILPLSAPGIAIGSIFIITLVMGEFATMRIMSGGKSSSVGYLIKNQIDSLQYPLAAANAVVLLIITLLIVFGILRTVDIRKEL
- a CDS encoding GntR family transcriptional regulator, producing the protein MPLSPRSLKRNQSLQEQAYQALKTAILSGELAPGQRLVEVQLAKQLQVSRTPIREAMQLLEHENLIANDNDTLRVATISVTDAAQLYDCRIALEQLSVAEACQNATKSQLKELEQMVQQAEKLVESKPTQLTSFRLLDLDYRFHRLIAKSSGNPWLVSLLDRVFDKMQLLRIQTTKNNPEVLEIRTEHREIYEPVRDRNVQAAVTAVREHLTASKERVIKEIEQLQQDNQTAQ
- a CDS encoding ABC transporter substrate-binding protein, with protein sequence MSKITRRKAIAYGLAAGGTMLAAASCQPQRGPTIITNKIKDVTLRLIGSGAAQINDIRVQAEKDLGFKINMRALSTAENIQIAITQPKQYDIFDGEYFSLPLVVPSGNLQAIDIRKIKEFDKITPIFTTGELYPGAKVNTSQGTAPRKVVFLKGKDSTELATSPTDWATMIPFQYNADTLGYRPDLVDTKIESWADLFDPKFKGKTSLLDIPSIGIMDAAMIMESLGLMQFGDKGNMTKEELDKVTDLLIEQKQAGQFRAFWKTFDESVNLMSSGEVVLQSMWSPAVTAVKSRGIPCVYAPLKEGYRGWGGGLGLSKNLSGIQLDAAYEYLNWMLDGWVGGFLSRQGYYSAAPVNARKFMKPEEWDFWYEGKPAAIDMLDPFGKKIESKGAVRDGGSFTERMGNVVCWNSFMQQQVYLVYKWTEFIVA
- a CDS encoding ABC transporter ATP-binding protein, producing MTTELKSKSLNNSTIQQALAEAAAGVALRSLTKKYGAVTAVENLTLDIAAGTYCCLLGPSGCGKTTALRMVAGHEEATSGDILIGNRRVNEIPAAKRNTAMMFQSYALFPHKTIWENVEFGLKMRKLKESDRQTRVGEMLELVGLSHVGDRKPTMLSGGQQQRIALARALVTRPQVLMLDEPLSALDENLRVRMRTELRKIQKQFGMTFIQVTHHVEEAFSLSDQIVVMSHGRIDQVATPEELFDTPASQFVAKFMGDNNIFTGKVTSSVTDSSLDLIQLEVAGIGSIFCRGHAVAVGTEAACSIRPDLMSIAPYNRIPAKSTLSANEVSARITAVEMTGYVTRVSLMIEATGQELLYKVRTEDWRINDLQEGQLVILSWSKDNCIFLAY
- a CDS encoding allophanate hydrolase-related protein, whose product is MTQNSLNSKLVFICGSALRGQPDHKNLQSAKFVKTTATRPNYRLHAAGDGWHPAIYEVDNQGISIPGEVYELTTEQYEYLLSTEPPNMYPSDVILTDGEAITAMLYPQELVEQYNWLDISDYGGWAAYKQAAGVESKV
- a CDS encoding iron uptake porin; this encodes MLNFLRQYLGQSFAVFGSLGIFIQVASANESPLIRQDNPYTLQAQVTSVSQLSDVQPTDWAFQALQSLVERYGCIAGYPDGTFRGNRALTRYEFAAGMNACLDRVNELISSGTSNLVTKADLATLQKLQADFATELAVIRGRVDSLEVQTAELESNQFSTTTKLVGHAVFAVAGAFGDDKAVTSGAGIIPPTPGQFGTPRSGGTQPQSEPLDNNIFASARVRLILDTSFTGKDRLITRLQAGNTPALGDATGTAMSRLAFTADSNNAFSINQLEYRFPIGDRGTVFLEAFGFLDLFVPTLHPLDGDYDTVLSGFALRSPIYFPSGVTGAGFNYNITDSINIGGGYLAGDPTANNPDTGLFGGAYGALGQITIRPSKQFAIALTYLRAYDDGSGNAPPGGFFGSENAAFPFGPYGTSTNGYGVEAEYRLSSKFILSGWYYFADAAAEGGPGDGSEANIQSWAVALAFPDLGKKGNLGGIVVGMPSKTTNNDVSAFEDRDTSIMVDAFYKYQITDNIGITPGLIVITNPDHNDNNETIYVGVLRTNFNF
- a CDS encoding ABC transporter permease → MTQSAKKSLSSYLLTAFFGLFVLFLYGPMFAIFILSLQGPEGQLTFPMRGFSFHWLNAVFGVQRVGNFVDAFGRSFSLGLLVTVFTVVFSVMAGLAFRRRFFGSNAVFYLTISSLIVPSILVSLGIGIVFSLVGLDNQWFSSALAGHLTWTLPFAFLIMLGIFGRFNPAYEEAARDLGASEMTTFWQIVFPLIASSVIGVGLLGFTLSYDEFTRTSLISGETNTLPLEIFGMTTNVTSPALYALGTLTTVFSFILIGIALVGIRLLSRRQSQ
- a CDS encoding aspartate/glutamate racemase family protein, with amino-acid sequence MCILIAIATGDNNVIFYQDGKMKIKVINPNTSISMTVKIGLAAQAVANPSTEIIACNPSMGPVSIEGHYDEALAVVGLLEEIRKGEAEGIDGYVIACFGDPGLLAARELTRSPVIGIAEAAMHVASLISTSFSIVTTLSRTRIIAQHLVENYGMSRFCRHIRSTDLAVLELETDGNAKKIITEECRQALIEDKTEAIVLGCSGMADLAKEISQEIGAPVIDGVGAAVKFVEVLVSLGLETSKVGSLAFPIPKLYTGILQSFTVD
- a CDS encoding creatininase family protein, with amino-acid sequence MQLHLTTWCEVETYLERSPGIILPIGSTEQHGPTGLIGTDAICAEEIAYGVGEATHALVAPTINVGMALHHTAFPGTISLRPSTMILVIRDYITCLARAGFNKFFFINGHGGNIATLKAAFAETYAHLADLNIPNHAQVKCQVGNWFMCHSVYNLAKELYGNQEGDHATPSEVAVTQYIYPEVIKNAPLSPDVAKGHKIYSAADFQQRYPDGRMGSNPALATPEQGKKFYNLAVKELSNSYLEFLGEQ